One segment of Marinobacter sediminum DNA contains the following:
- a CDS encoding TetR/AcrR family transcriptional regulator has product MTTNDTRNHIIQTGADLIGHKGFGATGINGILTAAGVPKGSFYHYFSSKNDFGLAVIDTFAEEYDAKLDGILNDRSRACADRLRAYFDTGLETMTTCDYTRGCLIGNLGQELAGQNEMFRTRLDKVFSGWEKRFERCIVEAQADGEIKADIDASDAASFLLSGWEGAILRSKVLKSTEPMDRFVRVFFKQCLNIN; this is encoded by the coding sequence AACGACACGCGTAACCACATCATTCAGACAGGCGCTGACCTCATCGGCCATAAGGGCTTTGGTGCAACCGGCATCAATGGAATCCTGACCGCAGCTGGTGTGCCCAAGGGGTCGTTCTATCATTACTTTAGCAGCAAGAATGATTTCGGCCTCGCCGTCATCGACACGTTTGCCGAAGAGTATGATGCGAAACTTGACGGGATTCTCAATGACCGCAGCCGTGCCTGTGCCGACCGTCTCCGCGCTTACTTCGATACCGGCCTTGAAACCATGACCACGTGCGACTACACCCGCGGATGCCTGATTGGTAACCTCGGCCAGGAGTTGGCGGGTCAAAATGAGATGTTCCGCACCCGACTCGACAAGGTTTTTTCCGGCTGGGAAAAACGCTTCGAGCGCTGTATTGTCGAAGCCCAGGCAGACGGTGAAATCAAGGCTGATATTGATGCTTCGGATGCGGCCAGCTTTCTGTTGTCCGGCTGGGAGGGCGCGATCCTCAGGTCCAAGGTACTGAAATCCACCGAACCCATGGACCGGTTCGTACGCGTGTTTTTCAAACAGTGCCTTAACATCAACTAG